One genomic segment of Anguilla anguilla isolate fAngAng1 chromosome 2, fAngAng1.pri, whole genome shotgun sequence includes these proteins:
- the LOC118221783 gene encoding nuclear distribution protein nudE homolog 1-like, whose translation MGEPTSSIFSSIEEELNYWKEQAAERQQSAEAAQEELQEFQQMSRDYEAELEAELKQCESRNRELLSQNNRLRMDLETYKEKLEIQHSEAFRQISTLEGDLAETTAVKDHLQKYIRELEQSNDDLERAKRATIMSLEDFEQRMNHVIERNAFLESELDEKENLLESVQRLKDEARDLRQELAVQQKQERRPSQGPAKDGEKTPSGLPSLPSTPSGPRGTNGTFSTPPSSYRRGDGLTGTPLTTSARISALNIVGELLRKVGNLESKLASCRDFVYDQSPGRTALTAAPGAPTIPRDGSENHSSLFEKGLAKRLEFAPASPSVASSAMPPPQGVVKILL comes from the exons ATGGGAGAACCCACATCATCAATCTTTTCTTCCATTGAGGAAGAGCTGAATTACTGGAAGGAACAGGCTGCTGAACGTCAGCAGAG tgcGGAGGCAGcccaggaggagctgcaggagttCCAGCAGATGAGTCGTGACTACGAGGCtgagctggaggcggagctaaAGCAGTGTGAATCTCGGAACCGAGAGCTGCTGTCCCAAAACAACCGCCTGCGCATGGACCTGGAGACCTACAAG GAGAAACTTGAGATCCAGCATTCAGAAGCTTTCAGACAGATCTCCACACTTGAGGGAGACTTGGCGGAGACCACCGCTGTCAAGGACCACCTTCAGAAGTACATCAGAGAGCTGGAACAGTCCAACGACGACTTGGAGAGAGCCAAGAG GGCCACCATCATGTCCCTGGAGGACTTTGAGCAGAGAATGAACCACGTGATCGAGAGGAACGCCTTCCTGGAGAGCGAGCTGGACGAGAAGGAGAACCTGCTGGAGTCGGTGCAGAGGCTGAAGGACGAGGCCAGAG ACCTGCGGCAGGAGCTGGCCGTGCAGCAGAAGCAGGAGCGCCGGCCGTCCCAGGGCCCGGCCAAGGATGGCGAGAAGACCCCGTCcggcctcccctccctcccgtccACCCCCTCTGGACCACGCGGCACAAACGGCACATTCTccacccccccgtcctcctACCGCCGAG GCGACGGTCTGACTGGAACTCCGCTCACTACATCCGCCCGAATCTCTGCCCTCAACATCGTGGGAGAGCTGCTGAGGAAAGTGGGG AACCTGGAGTCAAAGCTGGCCTCCTGTCGAGATTTTGTGTACGATCAGTCGCCAGGCCGAACAGCCCTCACTGCTGCTCCAGGGGCACCCACTATTCCACGAGACGGATCTGAGAACCATTCCAGCCTGTTTGAGAAAGG